CTAATCAGAACCCTAATTTCAATTCATATTATCCCTTTTCATCTTCCTGTTCTTCACTGTTCCACCTTCTTGGTTTTCAATGGAGGAGCAATCACTGAATATTCCCAAAACCTTCGTGTACGACACTCTCAGTCCCCTCGCTCTATCAGCCGCCGATTCCCCATTTCCCGACAACGGCGAATCCTATTCCGTATTTCGCAACGAGATTTCAGTCGACACTCCCCAACGCGCCTCTCCCTCGACGACCACCGTTGATTTCTTCTCCCTCGACGTTGCTTCGGAGGCCTACGGCGGCGTCTCCCTCCCACAGCCGCTCGCTGCAGTGCCCGAACCGAAGACGCCCACTCCTGTGCCCGAGGCGAAGCTCGAGAGCGTCTGGTTCGGCGGGAATGGCAAATTTAAAAGTCCTATGCTTCAACTGCATAAAGGTAAAACATTCATTTCTGCGTTTTCACTCAGAcgtaattctttaattttaattgaagaaCAGCTCAAACGACACATAGGGAACTATATTTATCTGGTCCTTTGTAGAACCGGTTAGGGAAAGATAGAGTGGAGTTTTAAGGTGTTTGGATGTGCTCTGCAGAACTGATTTTGTAGAATTGGTTTCCAGAATTGATTTTCAAGTGAAGTGGTTTATgtctttttcctttattttgaGAGCAAGTTTGCTATGAAGCAGTCCAATGGGAAAGCTAAATTTGATCGGTCtagtaaaatcaatttttcaatgtctatatatttataaaatcgACTTAGACTattgtcaaaatcaatttccaTCATTTCCAGCAAGAAATCAGACACCACTCTTACTGTTATATATGGTTTtggaatttgttttttattttgcgGTGCTTGTTGTGCAGAGATAGTGGATTTTTGTGAGTTTTTGTCACCAACTGTTGAAGAGAAAGCTGCACGGGACATGGCAATAGAATCCGTGTTTGGAGTTATAAAACATATATGGCCTCATTGCCAGGtagaaacattttatttattgcatTGAACCATTTTGTTGTTGAGTTTTATGTTTCAACGAGGTTTcttttgtcttctttttctGTTATTCTCAGGTGGAAGTGTTTGGGTCTTTCAGGACAGGGCTGTATCTTCCCACCAGTGATATTGACGTAAGTAAGGTTGATGTActgataataaatttttctcctGAATCGGTGCATCTGAATAGTTGATGCATTATGGCCAAATTCTTTGAATGCAGGTTGTGATTCTGAAATCAGGCTTGCCAAATCCACAGATTGGACTGAATGCAATTTCTAAAGCCTTATCCCAAAGGAACATGGCTAAAAAGATTCAGGTCTGCCTGTGATGCTTAAATATCTGTACTTTTCTTGACAGGAAAAATTAATCAACGTTGTAAAAATTTTTGAGTGTTTAGTATTTTGCTTTTGAATCTTCTGCCAGGTCATTGGAAAGGCGCGGGTaccaattattaaatttgttgagaagaagagtggtctTGCATTTGATATAAGGTTCGACTTTAAGCTACTTGGTTTCTCATCATTTTTCTTCTTGACTTTTTTGTCAAGATATGATTTTATGATATTCGTGTGTCTGCATGATGTGTACTTAAGTTTGCTTGTCCCACTTTATTATACGATATTGGATGAATTGTTTGACTTGAATATGTTTGcatattttaaatctttattatgGATTTTCTATAGTTGAATCAAATAGCTGATCAAAACTACTGCAGATTTATCTATCACTCTCATATTTGAAGATTCTGTTTAATTTACTGTGGTACATGCATTTCCATGATAAGACCCTTGTAGTTTTTCCTTCATgcattcatttttcttaataagTTGTTAAATATCTATACGTTTAGCACCCAACCACATCATTAGCACTTGCTACCTACTGTAAGTAGTCACGACGACATTATATTGAGTATAGTCAATTTGTTTATACTATAGATTGATCCATGGTTCTCACATAGCTAGAGTTGTCATGTTGTTTAATATTGTGATATTGTGTGTAAAAGAACTAAAACTATTTCAGTATcatgtttttttgaatttcatttatcCACCTAGGAATTATGCTTTATTTCAGTTTTGACATTGACAATGGACCCAAAGCGGCTGAGTATATTCAggtttgttttattatttcccACCACTTGATTcactatgtatttttttatttattttgatttgtgatgctgttttgtttttaaatttatacctGATGCCAAttgcataatatattatttgaccTTTACATAAACGGAATCATTACAAATGTTGAACATAAGCAGTGTTGTTAATGGTAGAATGCCAAAATCATGCCATATAAACATGTCGTTGTAGCCAAATGTGCCACATATGGGCTTCTGTTCGCAAATTGTTCATGGCAGATGGTGAAAATTTACTACACCATTCTTCCATGGCAGTGCCATCTAAAAAATTGAACATAAATGGAAATGTgaacataaatttatataattaggCTTTTGCGAATCAACTTAACAAGAAAGTAAATGATTGTATTTGATTCTTACATGGATATTGGTTAAAGCTATATATTGGACCTTGTTATTAATGTCGTTGTTAATTATCTGTCTGATAGAAATCCCAGAAAGAATTCGGGTATGATAGTATTATACTATAAGGTCGTTCTCCTGTCTATGGAGGGATTTCATGGAAATTGGTGAGTTCTATGCCTAAAGGTTAATAATATCGAATGGTGGTTTGGGATGAAATTAATAGTTTGTCAGTCTTACTTGATTTGCAATGCTTCTGCTAAAGGAAATTGCTTTGCTTTTCTAGAGCATTCCTGCTTGGAAGTCTTTGGATTcaatattgtattattttggtTTCAAATTTTGGAATGGGATCCCTTGTTCTCAATATATCATATTTCACTGATATAATATCCATACTACCTTGGTAAGTAAAATTCTAGGGAGGAGCTTGTGAAAGGTCACCAAAAGAAACATCACAGAATGCCAGCTGCACTatgaagttttttatttattttttgttagttgCACCTTTTTTAATGCAAGAAAGAagaatgcaaaacataacatatACAACTAAGTGTGCTGTATTGGGTGGAACATTATGTGTATTCTTGTTCATGGTTGTAATGTTCATTTTGTAGGAAGCTGTACTTAAGTGGCCACCTCTAAGGCCCCTGTGTTTGATTTTGAAAGTATTTCTGCAGCAAAGAGAGCTAAACGAGGTAACAGTTTTCTATAATATGTATATTTCTTGTAATGTTCTGATTCCAGTATGCCTTATTGAGATTCTTGCTAAGTTT
This region of Vigna unguiculata cultivar IT97K-499-35 chromosome 5, ASM411807v1, whole genome shotgun sequence genomic DNA includes:
- the LOC114185387 gene encoding terminal nucleotidyltransferase 4A: MEEQSLNIPKTFVYDTLSPLALSAADSPFPDNGESYSVFRNEISVDTPQRASPSTTTVDFFSLDVASEAYGGVSLPQPLAAVPEPKTPTPVPEAKLESVWFGGNGKFKSPMLQLHKEIVDFCEFLSPTVEEKAARDMAIESVFGVIKHIWPHCQVEVFGSFRTGLYLPTSDIDVVILKSGLPNPQIGLNAISKALSQRNMAKKIQVIGKARVPIIKFVEKKSGLAFDISFDIDNGPKAAEYIQEAVLKWPPLRPLCLILKVFLQQRELNEVYSGGIGSYALLAMLMAMLRNLRLSQASAEHNLGVLLVQFFDFYGRKLNTSDVGVSCNGTGTFFLKSSKGFLNKSRPSLISIEDPQAPENDIGKNSFNYFQIRSAFSMAFKNLTNPKIIMGLGPNRSILGTIIRPDPVLLGRKGGLNGDVTFDKLLPGAGEPLQQQYGEQDMLCNWQLDYEEEPLPRGGDASAEPSSRSTKKRKSGSKNSSKKLKENDSIQIKGNEENESRKEKDKKKRRKRKSQLGDNGS